One Brachyhypopomus gauderio isolate BG-103 unplaced genomic scaffold, BGAUD_0.2 sc186, whole genome shotgun sequence genomic window carries:
- the LOC143502040 gene encoding uncharacterized protein LOC143502040, with protein sequence MFKLMMRSKKAGPTEELPEGCDVSAPSVKNKQAKKDHSRWFSAICCTRVEEAVMDDLNTPPCVKSGGVVSTSGINPAVLTEELRNTLPSNMKMEDLIEVLEKISAWVKVAVKEVVAQDLIPIVRNLMLERIAALDRVKAQMSCRGTRSVLSDTDLSEEALQSGIVRRFVKTASETFLQERLGLTSWTKPDTDHYGSRSASVTEADLEVRLSLQRCCSELSALIALTLFGDVAGITISRTEQDHTGSVLQSAAQTVDVGLEKKSWWFRFPRFLKLRFKKRTT encoded by the exons ATGTTTAAACTAATGATGAGG TCTAAGAAAGCTGGGCCAACAGAAGAGCTTCCTGAGGGCTGTGATGTGTCGGCCCCCAGCGTGAAAAACAAGCAGGCAAAGAAAGACCATAGCAGATGGTTTTCAG CTATTTGCTGTACTAGAGTGGAGGAGGCAGTGATGGATGATCTCAACACTCCTCCATGTGTGAAAAGTGGTGGAGTCGTATCCACCTCTGGGATTAATCCAGCTGTTCTAACTGAAGAGTTGAGGAATACACTGCCAAGCAAT atgaaaatggaggatttgatTGAAGTGCTGGAAAAAATCTCGGCATGGGTCAAAGTGGCAGTGAAGGAGGTGGTTGCTCAGGACCTCATCCCTATAGTGAGGAACCTGATGCTGGAAAGGATTGCGGCTCTGGACCGAGTAAAAGCACAAATGAGCTGCAGGGGTACTCGGTCAGTGCTGTCGGATACTGACCTTTCTGAGGAGGCACTCCAGTCGGGCATCGTGAGGAGATTTGTGAAGACTGCTTCAGAAACTTTTCTCCAAGAACGCCTTGGGTTGACATCCTGGACCAAGCCCGACACTGATCACTACGGTTCTAGAAGCGCATCTGTGACGGAGGCTGACTTAGAAGTGAGGCTGTCTCTACAGAGATGCTGCTCAGAGCTGTCAGCTCTGATTGCCCTCACTCTGTTCGGTGATGTCGCTGGCATCACCATCTCTCGGACAGAACAGGACCATACAGGCTCCGTTCTGCAGagtgcagcacagacagtggacgtggggctggagaagaaatcttggtggttcaggtttccaagatttctgaagctgagattcaag AAACGGACAACCTAA
- the LOC143502038 gene encoding uncharacterized protein LOC143502038, with protein MFKLMMRSKKAGPTEELPEGCDVSAPSVKNKQAKKDHSRWFSAICCTRVEEAVMDDLNTPPCVKSGGVVSTSGINPAVLTEELRNTLPSNMKMEDLIEVLEKISAWVKVAVKEVVAQDLIPIVRNLMLERIAALDRVKAQMSCRGTRSVLSDTDLSEEALQSGIVRRFVKTASETFLQERLGLTSWTKPDTDHYGSRSASVTEADLEVRLSLQRCCSELSALIALTLFGDVAGITISRTEQDHTGSVLQSAAQTVDVGLEKKSWWFRFPRFLKLRFKKRTT; from the exons TCTAAGAAAGCTGGGCCAACAGAAGAGCTTCCTGAGGGCTGTGATGTGTCGGCCCCCAGCGTGAAAAACAAGCAGGCAAAGAAAGACCATAGCAGATGGTTTTCAG CTATTTGCTGTACTAGAGTGGAGGAGGCAGTGATGGATGATCTCAACACTCCTCCATGTGTGAAAAGTGGTGGAGTCGTATCCACCTCTGGGATTAATCCAGCTGTTCTAACTGAAGAGTTGAGGAATACACTGCCAAGCAAT atgaaaatggaggatttgatTGAAGTGCTGGAAAAAATCTCGGCATGGGTCAAAGTGGCAGTGAAGGAGGTGGTTGCTCAGGACCTCATCCCTATAGTGAGGAACCTGATGCTGGAAAGGATTGCGGCTCTGGACCGAGTAAAAGCACAAATGAGCTGCAGGGGTACTCGGTCAGTGCTGTCGGATACTGACCTTTCTGAGGAGGCACTCCAGTCGGGCATCGTGAGGAGATTTGTGAAGACTGCTTCAGAAACTTTTCTCCAAGAACGCCTTGGGTTGACATCCTGGACCAAGCCCGACACTGATCACTACGGTTCTAGAAGCGCATCTGTGACGGAGGCTGACTTAGAAGTGAGGCTGTCTCTACAGAGATGCTGCTCAGAGCTGTCAGCTCTGATTGCCCTCACTCTGTTCGGTGATGTCGCTGGCATCACCATCTCTCGGACAGAACAGGACCATACAGGCTCCGTTCTGCAGagtgcagcacagacagtggacgtggggctggagaagaaatcttggtggttcaggtttccaagatttctgaagctgagattcaag AAACGGACAACCTAA